One Spea bombifrons isolate aSpeBom1 chromosome 1, aSpeBom1.2.pri, whole genome shotgun sequence DNA window includes the following coding sequences:
- the ZFAND5 gene encoding AN1-type zinc finger protein 5, with amino-acid sequence MAQETNQTPGPMLCNTGCGFYGNPRTNGMCSVCYKEHLQRQNSGRISPMGAASGSNSPTTESAAIQRVETALNNCEGAAGSPTDKSRNVPVASLPVTQQMTEMSISREENLSSPKTETSEPVVTQPSPSVSQPSTSQNEEKSPELPKPKKNRCFMCRKKIGLTGFDCRCGNLFCGLHRYSDKHNCPYDYKAEAAAKIRKENPVVVAEKIQRI; translated from the exons ATGGCTCAGGAGACAAACCAGACCCCAGGACCAATGCTGTGCAACACAGGATGTGGCTTTTATGGGAACCCCAGAACAAACGGGATGTGTTCAGTCTGTTATAAAGAGCACCTTCAAAGGCAGAACAGTGGCAGGATCAGCCCCATGG GAGCAGCCAGTGGGTCAAATAGTCCCACTACAGAATCTGCAGCTATACAGAGAGTAGAAACTGCACTGAACAACTGTGAAGGTGCCGCTGGTAGCCCAACTGATAAATCAAG AAATGTGCCTGTGGCGTCCTTACCTGTAACGCAGCAAATGACAGAAATGAGCATTTCGAGGGAAGAAAATCTGTCATCTCCAAAAACAGAGACCTCAGAGCCAG TGGTGACCCAGCCAAGTCCATCAGTTTCTCAACCTAGCACATCTCAGAATGAGGAAAAGAGCCCAGAGCTTCCAAAACCAAAGAAGAATAGATGTTTTATGTGCAGGAAGAAGATTGGCCTTACAG GGTTTGATTGTCGTTGTGGGAATCTGTTTTGTGGACTTCATCGTTACTCTGACAAGCACAACTGTCCTTATGATTAcaaagcagaagcagcagcaaaaATACGAAAAGAGAACCCAGTTGTTGTGGCAGAAAAAATTCAGAGAATATAA